A window of the Henckelia pumila isolate YLH828 chromosome 3, ASM3356847v2, whole genome shotgun sequence genome harbors these coding sequences:
- the LOC140886549 gene encoding myb-related protein 2-like isoform X4 produces MGIQGLTLYHLKSHLQQKYRLGKNLHGQVNDGSNKAATGQIMTEANIMQMTDRNMATQTTNNIHLGEAIQMQIEVQRRLNDQLEVQRHLQLRIEAQGKYLQEVLEKAQETLGRQRMEGVVGLDVAKVQLSGLVSSTQCLNSNFSGIKELANMCLQQTQTAQPTNSVNDKLSACVGSTRDQEQYSSLEGLKPINFRAPTDPRENDSKSRLPKTKLRWHEDPKESRNYLSVENDNLDVTVDRETNPDNLSMRIGLQEGKWNSAGKFSLEMLKEADANARYFNQNTDGFKVEKKTSKQLERPVLSTKLDLNSSDENIVASSHKQLDLNGFSWG; encoded by the exons ATGGGAATTCAAGGCTTAACCTTATACCACTTGAAGAGTCATCTTCag CAGAAATACAGACTTGGTAAAAACCTTCATGGACAAGTCAATGATGGGAGTAATAAAGCAG CAACTGGACAAATAATGACAGAGGCAAATATAATGCAGATGACCGACCGTAACATGGCAACCCAAACAACAAA TAATATTCATCTAGGCGAAGCGATACAAATGCAAATCGAAGTGCAACGAAGGCTAAACGATCAGCTGGAG GTACAACGCCATTTACAGCTCCGTATAGAGGCTCAGGGTAAATATTTGCAGGAAGTGCTAGAGAAGGCTCAGGAAACACTCGGAAGACAGCGCATGGAAGGAGTAGTTGGTCTAGATGTTGCCAAGGTTCAGTTATCTGGTTTGGTGTCATCCACCCAGTGCCTGAATTCTAATTTTTCAGGAATAAAAGAACTTGCAAATATGTGCCTGCAGCAAACACAAACAGCTCAGCCAACAAATTCAGTGAACGACAAACTATCCGCATGCGTGGGTTCTACAAGGGACCAAGAACAATACAGCAGTCTAGAGGGCTTAAAACCTATAAATTTTAGAGCACCTACAGACCCAAGGGAGAACGACAGCAAATCAAGGCTTCCGAAAACTAAACTTAGATGGCATGAAGATCCAAAAGAGAGCAGAAATTATCTTTCCGTGGAGAACGACAACTTGGATGTAACAGTTGATAGAGAAACCAACCCAGATAATTTATCAATGAGAATTGGGCTTCAAGAAGGTAAATGGAACAGTGCTGGCAAATTTTCATTGGAAATGTTGAAAGAAGCAGATGCCAATGCTAGATATTTTAACCAGAATACTGATGGATTCAAAGTAGAGAAGAAGACATCGAAGCAGCTGGAGAGGCCCGTCCTCTCGACAAAATTGGACCTGAACTCAAGTGATGAAAATATTGTTGCTTCAAGTCACAAGCAGTTGGATTTAAATGGTTTCAGCTGGGGCTGA
- the LOC140886549 gene encoding myb-related protein 2-like isoform X5: MGIQGLTLYHLKSHLQKYRLGKNLHGQVNDGSNKAATGQIMTEANIMQMTDRNMATQTTNNIHLGEAIQMQIEVQRRLNDQLEVQRHLQLRIEAQGKYLQEVLEKAQETLGRQRMEGVVGLDVAKVQLSGLVSSTQCLNSNFSGIKELANMCLQQTQTAQPTNSVNDKLSACVGSTRDQEQYSSLEGLKPINFRAPTDPRENDSKSRLPKTKLRWHEDPKESRNYLSVENDNLDVTVDRETNPDNLSMRIGLQEGKWNSAGKFSLEMLKEADANARYFNQNTDGFKVEKKTSKQLERPVLSTKLDLNSSDENIVASSHKQLDLNGFSWG; this comes from the exons ATGGGAATTCAAGGCTTAACCTTATACCACTTGAAGAGTCATCTTCag AAATACAGACTTGGTAAAAACCTTCATGGACAAGTCAATGATGGGAGTAATAAAGCAG CAACTGGACAAATAATGACAGAGGCAAATATAATGCAGATGACCGACCGTAACATGGCAACCCAAACAACAAA TAATATTCATCTAGGCGAAGCGATACAAATGCAAATCGAAGTGCAACGAAGGCTAAACGATCAGCTGGAG GTACAACGCCATTTACAGCTCCGTATAGAGGCTCAGGGTAAATATTTGCAGGAAGTGCTAGAGAAGGCTCAGGAAACACTCGGAAGACAGCGCATGGAAGGAGTAGTTGGTCTAGATGTTGCCAAGGTTCAGTTATCTGGTTTGGTGTCATCCACCCAGTGCCTGAATTCTAATTTTTCAGGAATAAAAGAACTTGCAAATATGTGCCTGCAGCAAACACAAACAGCTCAGCCAACAAATTCAGTGAACGACAAACTATCCGCATGCGTGGGTTCTACAAGGGACCAAGAACAATACAGCAGTCTAGAGGGCTTAAAACCTATAAATTTTAGAGCACCTACAGACCCAAGGGAGAACGACAGCAAATCAAGGCTTCCGAAAACTAAACTTAGATGGCATGAAGATCCAAAAGAGAGCAGAAATTATCTTTCCGTGGAGAACGACAACTTGGATGTAACAGTTGATAGAGAAACCAACCCAGATAATTTATCAATGAGAATTGGGCTTCAAGAAGGTAAATGGAACAGTGCTGGCAAATTTTCATTGGAAATGTTGAAAGAAGCAGATGCCAATGCTAGATATTTTAACCAGAATACTGATGGATTCAAAGTAGAGAAGAAGACATCGAAGCAGCTGGAGAGGCCCGTCCTCTCGACAAAATTGGACCTGAACTCAAGTGATGAAAATATTGTTGCTTCAAGTCACAAGCAGTTGGATTTAAATGGTTTCAGCTGGGGCTGA
- the LOC140886549 gene encoding myb-related protein 2-like isoform X3: protein MSIPPERPLSFQGAKVTEDSGLVLSTDAKPRLKWTPDLHERFIKAVNQLGGAEKATPKSVLKVMGIQGLTLYHLKSHLQQKYRLGKNLHGQVNDGSNKAATGQIMTEANIMQMTDRNMATQTTNNIHLGEAIQMQIEVQRRLNDQLEVQRHLQLRIEAQGKYLQEVLEKAQETLGRQRMEGVVGLDVAKVQLSGLVSSTQCLNSNFSGIKELANMCLQQTQTAQPTNSVNDKLSACVGSTRDQEQYSSLEGLKPINFRAPTDPRENDSKSRLPKTKLRWHEDPKESRNYLSVENDNLDVTVDRETNPDNLSMRIGLQEGKWNSAGKFSLEMLKEADANARYFNQNTDGFKVEKKTSKQLERPVLSTKLDLNSSDENIVASSHKQLDLNGFSWG, encoded by the exons ATGTCCATTCCTCCTGAAAGGCCCTTGTCATTTCAAGGTGCAAAAGTTACTGAAGATTCCGGACTTGTACTCTCCACTGATGCTAAGCCAAGACTTAAGTGGACACCTGACCTCCATGAGCGATTCATAAAAGCAGTAAATCAATTGGGTGGAGCAGAAA AAGCTACTCCAAAATCAGTCTTGAAGGTCATGGGAATTCAAGGCTTAACCTTATACCACTTGAAGAGTCATCTTCag CAGAAATACAGACTTGGTAAAAACCTTCATGGACAAGTCAATGATGGGAGTAATAAAGCAG CAACTGGACAAATAATGACAGAGGCAAATATAATGCAGATGACCGACCGTAACATGGCAACCCAAACAACAAA TAATATTCATCTAGGCGAAGCGATACAAATGCAAATCGAAGTGCAACGAAGGCTAAACGATCAGCTGGAG GTACAACGCCATTTACAGCTCCGTATAGAGGCTCAGGGTAAATATTTGCAGGAAGTGCTAGAGAAGGCTCAGGAAACACTCGGAAGACAGCGCATGGAAGGAGTAGTTGGTCTAGATGTTGCCAAGGTTCAGTTATCTGGTTTGGTGTCATCCACCCAGTGCCTGAATTCTAATTTTTCAGGAATAAAAGAACTTGCAAATATGTGCCTGCAGCAAACACAAACAGCTCAGCCAACAAATTCAGTGAACGACAAACTATCCGCATGCGTGGGTTCTACAAGGGACCAAGAACAATACAGCAGTCTAGAGGGCTTAAAACCTATAAATTTTAGAGCACCTACAGACCCAAGGGAGAACGACAGCAAATCAAGGCTTCCGAAAACTAAACTTAGATGGCATGAAGATCCAAAAGAGAGCAGAAATTATCTTTCCGTGGAGAACGACAACTTGGATGTAACAGTTGATAGAGAAACCAACCCAGATAATTTATCAATGAGAATTGGGCTTCAAGAAGGTAAATGGAACAGTGCTGGCAAATTTTCATTGGAAATGTTGAAAGAAGCAGATGCCAATGCTAGATATTTTAACCAGAATACTGATGGATTCAAAGTAGAGAAGAAGACATCGAAGCAGCTGGAGAGGCCCGTCCTCTCGACAAAATTGGACCTGAACTCAAGTGATGAAAATATTGTTGCTTCAAGTCACAAGCAGTTGGATTTAAATGGTTTCAGCTGGGGCTGA
- the LOC140886549 gene encoding myb-related protein 2-like isoform X1, translating to MYHHPYHQGNIIHPSSRMSIPPERPLSFQGAKVTEDSGLVLSTDAKPRLKWTPDLHERFIKAVNQLGGAEKATPKSVLKVMGIQGLTLYHLKSHLQQKYRLGKNLHGQVNDGSNKAATGQIMTEANIMQMTDRNMATQTTNNIHLGEAIQMQIEVQRRLNDQLEVQRHLQLRIEAQGKYLQEVLEKAQETLGRQRMEGVVGLDVAKVQLSGLVSSTQCLNSNFSGIKELANMCLQQTQTAQPTNSVNDKLSACVGSTRDQEQYSSLEGLKPINFRAPTDPRENDSKSRLPKTKLRWHEDPKESRNYLSVENDNLDVTVDRETNPDNLSMRIGLQEGKWNSAGKFSLEMLKEADANARYFNQNTDGFKVEKKTSKQLERPVLSTKLDLNSSDENIVASSHKQLDLNGFSWG from the exons ATGTATCATCATCCCTACCACCAGGGAAACATCATTCATCCATCATCCAGGATGTCCATTCCTCCTGAAAGGCCCTTGTCATTTCAAGGTGCAAAAGTTACTGAAGATTCCGGACTTGTACTCTCCACTGATGCTAAGCCAAGACTTAAGTGGACACCTGACCTCCATGAGCGATTCATAAAAGCAGTAAATCAATTGGGTGGAGCAGAAA AAGCTACTCCAAAATCAGTCTTGAAGGTCATGGGAATTCAAGGCTTAACCTTATACCACTTGAAGAGTCATCTTCag CAGAAATACAGACTTGGTAAAAACCTTCATGGACAAGTCAATGATGGGAGTAATAAAGCAG CAACTGGACAAATAATGACAGAGGCAAATATAATGCAGATGACCGACCGTAACATGGCAACCCAAACAACAAA TAATATTCATCTAGGCGAAGCGATACAAATGCAAATCGAAGTGCAACGAAGGCTAAACGATCAGCTGGAG GTACAACGCCATTTACAGCTCCGTATAGAGGCTCAGGGTAAATATTTGCAGGAAGTGCTAGAGAAGGCTCAGGAAACACTCGGAAGACAGCGCATGGAAGGAGTAGTTGGTCTAGATGTTGCCAAGGTTCAGTTATCTGGTTTGGTGTCATCCACCCAGTGCCTGAATTCTAATTTTTCAGGAATAAAAGAACTTGCAAATATGTGCCTGCAGCAAACACAAACAGCTCAGCCAACAAATTCAGTGAACGACAAACTATCCGCATGCGTGGGTTCTACAAGGGACCAAGAACAATACAGCAGTCTAGAGGGCTTAAAACCTATAAATTTTAGAGCACCTACAGACCCAAGGGAGAACGACAGCAAATCAAGGCTTCCGAAAACTAAACTTAGATGGCATGAAGATCCAAAAGAGAGCAGAAATTATCTTTCCGTGGAGAACGACAACTTGGATGTAACAGTTGATAGAGAAACCAACCCAGATAATTTATCAATGAGAATTGGGCTTCAAGAAGGTAAATGGAACAGTGCTGGCAAATTTTCATTGGAAATGTTGAAAGAAGCAGATGCCAATGCTAGATATTTTAACCAGAATACTGATGGATTCAAAGTAGAGAAGAAGACATCGAAGCAGCTGGAGAGGCCCGTCCTCTCGACAAAATTGGACCTGAACTCAAGTGATGAAAATATTGTTGCTTCAAGTCACAAGCAGTTGGATTTAAATGGTTTCAGCTGGGGCTGA
- the LOC140886549 gene encoding myb-related protein 2-like isoform X2: MYHHPYHQGNIIHPSSRMSIPPERPLSFQGAKVTEDSGLVLSTDAKPRLKWTPDLHERFIKAVNQLGGAEKATPKSVLKVMGIQGLTLYHLKSHLQKYRLGKNLHGQVNDGSNKAATGQIMTEANIMQMTDRNMATQTTNNIHLGEAIQMQIEVQRRLNDQLEVQRHLQLRIEAQGKYLQEVLEKAQETLGRQRMEGVVGLDVAKVQLSGLVSSTQCLNSNFSGIKELANMCLQQTQTAQPTNSVNDKLSACVGSTRDQEQYSSLEGLKPINFRAPTDPRENDSKSRLPKTKLRWHEDPKESRNYLSVENDNLDVTVDRETNPDNLSMRIGLQEGKWNSAGKFSLEMLKEADANARYFNQNTDGFKVEKKTSKQLERPVLSTKLDLNSSDENIVASSHKQLDLNGFSWG, translated from the exons ATGTATCATCATCCCTACCACCAGGGAAACATCATTCATCCATCATCCAGGATGTCCATTCCTCCTGAAAGGCCCTTGTCATTTCAAGGTGCAAAAGTTACTGAAGATTCCGGACTTGTACTCTCCACTGATGCTAAGCCAAGACTTAAGTGGACACCTGACCTCCATGAGCGATTCATAAAAGCAGTAAATCAATTGGGTGGAGCAGAAA AAGCTACTCCAAAATCAGTCTTGAAGGTCATGGGAATTCAAGGCTTAACCTTATACCACTTGAAGAGTCATCTTCag AAATACAGACTTGGTAAAAACCTTCATGGACAAGTCAATGATGGGAGTAATAAAGCAG CAACTGGACAAATAATGACAGAGGCAAATATAATGCAGATGACCGACCGTAACATGGCAACCCAAACAACAAA TAATATTCATCTAGGCGAAGCGATACAAATGCAAATCGAAGTGCAACGAAGGCTAAACGATCAGCTGGAG GTACAACGCCATTTACAGCTCCGTATAGAGGCTCAGGGTAAATATTTGCAGGAAGTGCTAGAGAAGGCTCAGGAAACACTCGGAAGACAGCGCATGGAAGGAGTAGTTGGTCTAGATGTTGCCAAGGTTCAGTTATCTGGTTTGGTGTCATCCACCCAGTGCCTGAATTCTAATTTTTCAGGAATAAAAGAACTTGCAAATATGTGCCTGCAGCAAACACAAACAGCTCAGCCAACAAATTCAGTGAACGACAAACTATCCGCATGCGTGGGTTCTACAAGGGACCAAGAACAATACAGCAGTCTAGAGGGCTTAAAACCTATAAATTTTAGAGCACCTACAGACCCAAGGGAGAACGACAGCAAATCAAGGCTTCCGAAAACTAAACTTAGATGGCATGAAGATCCAAAAGAGAGCAGAAATTATCTTTCCGTGGAGAACGACAACTTGGATGTAACAGTTGATAGAGAAACCAACCCAGATAATTTATCAATGAGAATTGGGCTTCAAGAAGGTAAATGGAACAGTGCTGGCAAATTTTCATTGGAAATGTTGAAAGAAGCAGATGCCAATGCTAGATATTTTAACCAGAATACTGATGGATTCAAAGTAGAGAAGAAGACATCGAAGCAGCTGGAGAGGCCCGTCCTCTCGACAAAATTGGACCTGAACTCAAGTGATGAAAATATTGTTGCTTCAAGTCACAAGCAGTTGGATTTAAATGGTTTCAGCTGGGGCTGA